One segment of Dehalococcoidales bacterium DNA contains the following:
- the pyrH gene encoding UMP kinase has product MPEAKYKRVLLKLSGEAFKGSGTYGIDSATVNRVACQVKRALQLNVEVAIVVGGGNIWRGSQAEKDGVDRATADYAGMLATLINSLMLQDALERLDVVTRTQSALTIQQVAEPYIRRRAIRHLEKGRVVILACGTGNPYMTTDTAAALRAVEMEANVLLMSKNNVDGVYSADPKLDPSARKYEHLTYLDALNKRLGVMDSTALSLCLENKLPIIVFNLDIENSLERVIYGEPIGTLITGE; this is encoded by the coding sequence ATGCCTGAGGCCAAGTATAAGCGAGTTCTACTGAAACTCAGCGGTGAGGCTTTTAAAGGCTCTGGCACTTATGGTATTGATTCTGCAACAGTCAACAGAGTTGCCTGCCAAGTAAAGCGGGCATTGCAGTTAAATGTTGAAGTTGCCATCGTAGTTGGTGGCGGGAATATATGGCGCGGTTCACAAGCAGAAAAGGACGGAGTTGACCGGGCTACGGCAGATTATGCCGGCATGTTGGCTACTCTAATCAACTCCCTGATGCTCCAGGACGCTTTGGAGCGCCTGGATGTTGTAACTCGTACCCAATCCGCACTAACCATACAGCAAGTAGCTGAGCCATATATCCGCAGAAGGGCGATACGGCACCTGGAAAAAGGCAGGGTGGTAATTCTTGCCTGTGGTACCGGAAATCCCTATATGACCACTGATACAGCAGCCGCTCTCAGAGCAGTTGAGATGGAAGCCAATGTTCTTCTAATGAGCAAAAACAATGTTGATGGGGTATACTCGGCTGATCCAAAGCTCGATCCTTCGGCACGCAAGTACGAGCACCTCACATACCTGGATGCCCTTAACAAACGCCTGGGAGTTATGGATTCCACCGCGCTGTCCCTGTGCCTGGAGAACAAGTTGCCCATTATAGTGTTCAATCTTGACATTGAAAATAGCCTTGAAAGAGTGATTTACGGCGAGCCAATCGGAACGCTGATAACGGGGGAATAG
- a CDS encoding elongation factor Ts translates to MEDKTAIIKELRELCGAGVMDCRNALVKCDWDIKKAADSLKEQGYEKAAKKADRATGQGLIEAYIHAGGRVGAIIELNCETDFVARTDEFKTLAHDIAMQVTAMSPCYICKEDLPADSEEPAEVACLMEQPFIKDQNRTIRDLIIECIAKTKENIRISRFTRFELGETQQD, encoded by the coding sequence TTGGAAGATAAAACTGCCATAATTAAAGAATTACGAGAGCTTTGTGGCGCAGGTGTAATGGATTGCCGTAATGCCCTGGTTAAATGTGATTGGGATATTAAAAAAGCTGCTGACAGCCTTAAGGAACAGGGATATGAAAAAGCTGCAAAAAAGGCTGATCGCGCAACTGGGCAGGGGCTGATTGAAGCTTATATCCATGCCGGAGGCCGTGTTGGAGCTATTATCGAGCTGAATTGCGAGACCGACTTTGTTGCCCGGACCGATGAATTTAAAACGCTTGCCCATGATATTGCCATGCAAGTTACAGCCATGAGTCCATGTTATATCTGCAAGGAAGATTTACCCGCAGACTCTGAAGAGCCAGCCGAAGTTGCTTGCCTGATGGAACAGCCTTTCATTAAAGATCAAAACAGAACCATCAGAGACTTGATAATTGAATGCATCGCCAAAACCAAGGAGAATATCCGGATAAGCCGTTTCACTCGTTTTGAATTGGGTGAAACGCAGCAGGACTAA
- the rpsB gene encoding 30S ribosomal protein S2, with product MPDTATIKELLEAGAHFGHQTSRWHPKMKRYIFTKRNKIHIVDLEKTAELLDKACQYVKQLVADGGKILFVGTKKQAQSIIEEEALRCNMYFINQRWIGGILTNFSTIQSRMDYLVRLEDQQERGEFQRLPKKEARKKIEEIERLNKNMGGFKEMTSLPDAIYIVDPAKERIAIAEARKMGIPLVAIVDTNCNPDEIDFPIPANDDAIRAIKLITGKIASAVIEGQNLNQTISADATTEMDEAEQTAVSEEAGS from the coding sequence TTGCCGGATACAGCTACTATTAAAGAACTACTGGAAGCCGGGGCGCACTTCGGCCACCAGACCAGCCGCTGGCACCCCAAAATGAAGCGATATATCTTTACCAAGCGAAACAAGATTCACATAGTAGATCTTGAAAAGACCGCTGAATTGCTGGATAAAGCTTGCCAATACGTCAAACAACTGGTTGCCGATGGTGGTAAAATCCTATTCGTTGGCACAAAAAAGCAGGCTCAGTCCATTATCGAGGAAGAAGCTCTGCGCTGCAACATGTATTTTATCAATCAGCGCTGGATAGGCGGCATCCTTACCAATTTCTCCACTATACAGTCCCGCATGGATTATCTTGTAAGACTGGAAGATCAGCAAGAAAGAGGAGAATTCCAAAGGCTGCCTAAGAAAGAAGCCCGTAAAAAGATTGAAGAGATTGAACGGCTCAATAAAAACATGGGCGGCTTCAAAGAAATGACCAGCCTCCCGGATGCCATATATATTGTCGATCCGGCCAAAGAGAGAATTGCTATTGCTGAAGCCCGCAAAATGGGTATTCCGCTAGTTGCCATAGTTGATACCAACTGCAATCCAGACGAGATTGATTTCCCCATCCCCGCCAACGATGATGCAATCCGGGCAATCAAGCTAATCACCGGTAAAATCGCTTCAGCTGTTATAGAAGGGCAAAACCTCAACCAGACAATCTCAGCCGACGCCACAACCGAAATGGATGAAGCTGAACAAACCGCAGTAAGCGAAGAAGCCGGTTCATAA